The following nucleotide sequence is from Cytophagia bacterium CHB2.
TCATGATCATTTCATCATTTTGAGGGTCACCTTCGACGTATCGTCTCTCGGGATAACGACGGCTGTATCTTTTCGGGCGCTGCCGCGATACAGGCGCAGGGAATGGCGGCTGGCCAGCAGCTTGATTTCGTTGAGCGGCGTTTCTCCCAGGTATTCGTTGTCGATAAAAACCCGGACATCCGGCAGCGACCGGCCCAATTCATCCTGCACCACCAAACGGAGATGGCCGTATTGCGGCGTCAAAGTAAAGTGGATTGGTGAATTGTCACCAGGCATTATCGAACGGCTATGATCGGCATAACCATCCTTCGACAATTTGATCACATGATGCCTGTCGGACAGCGGAACCGGCCTCGGTGTAATGCCCTGCTCCCTGCCGTCGACAAAAATGCGCGCGCCGGGAGGATCAGATGCGATGTCCACCATTCGCGCCGCTGAACCGGTCGGCGGTTCTTCAACGACAACTTCCGGCCTCTTTATTACCGGCGGCTTCTTCCTTTTGAATTCAACCGAAACCGAGGTATCATTGGCAACGTGAAGCATGCGGATTAATTTTTCATCCGTCGCCGGGTTGATAAATGTGAAGTCATAAGCGCCCACCGGCACGCCGCGCAACAGCAGGATCGAATCCGCGCGCGCCGCCGCCGGTTCGCTGCGCGGCCGACGGGCATCGTCAAGCGAATATTGATACTCGAAGGGATAAACGTTGCTCGTGAGCGTGAGCACGGCTACGCTATCGAAATCGATTTTGATGAGCTTCGACTCTGCGGGAACGCTCACGATGAGTCTTTTTTCTTCTCCGGTTTGCAAATCTTTGGCGCGCAAGACATAGTCACCGGCGCAAACATAAAACGTATGTTGCCAAGCCTCCGGTTGGCTCTGTGCAATTTGATTGGAACCGCCGCCCAATTGAATCTCCGCGCTTGCGGCGTCCGTGATCACGGTCAAAGTGTCGGCGGTGAAATCGAAATGCACCAGGTGGCCGTCTTTCCTGATCGTCTCGGATTTTACCCGCGCCTCATTGGAAGCGATAAGCTGCGCGGTAAACGTATACGTTTCATCACGGGTCAAGCTATGCTTGAAACCCGGCCTCCGGCTGCGGGATGAGCCCAGGGCAAAAATATCATTTTTGATCGCAGCCCAGCCGTCCGGAATTTCGAAGCGCGTGGAATCCGGCTGGCCGGTGGTCGCGCCCAATGAATCGCCGTCAACCCACAGCGAGAACGGGCCGCCGTTGGCTTGTACGATCACCGTCCGCTTTCTCTCCAGGATAAGCCAGGCCACCAGCCAAATCACTCCCAGCGCCAGTCCGGCTTCCAGCGTGCGCTCGAGAATCTTTAACGCCTTTTTTTTCTTCTCTTTTTTGACCTGTGCGGTTTTAGTGATCTGCGCGAGCCGGGCCGGCCCGATTTCTTTCTGCACCTGCCAGATGTTGTGATCGTGACGCACCCATTGCCGGTAAAGATCGAAACGGAAAGCATACTGCCGTTCTTTCTGCGTGAGATATTCCTCCTGAAAAAGGCTGGAGAACTCGGCGTTGAAAAAATTCGCGTCCAGATCGAGTTTCAGTTTGGAGCGCGCGATTTTCCGGCAAAGCTCCGGGGCCGAGAGAAACGTTTCCGGCGTTACCGAAAACTCCGCCAGCGCAGACAGCGCCAGCTTGCGTTCGGCAGAGTGCTCGCCCCAGTTGAACAAAAGCTGCGGCGGCGGGTTCTCCAGGATGCCGGCCACGACTTTTTCGACATCCTCCGCCGTCACCTCGTACTTTTGCTCCTCGTTCAAATGATAAACCAGCTCCTGGCAAATCATCTGCGTGTAAAACGGCTGGCCAGCGGTGAGTGCGTAAATGTGCGCCACTGCTTCCGGCGCAAACGCGACTTTACCCTGCACCGGCTGCGTGATCAGGCGGGTGGTATCGTCCTTGGTTAAGAAACCGATCTTGCGCGACATGGCTTTGCGAAACAACTCCTCACCCCACAACACATGATCGTGCGCTTCCAGCGTTTGCGAACCGGTGAAAACGAAAGACACCATGTCGGTTTCGAGCAGGCCGGCAAAAAATTTCAAAACATGGCGGGAAAGGCTGCCTTCCTTGATTTTGACTTCAAGATTCTCGTATTCGTCGATAAGCACCAACAGGGCGCGGCCGGAAACATGGCTTTTCAAATCTTGCAGAAACTCGCGGAAGACGTTGGTGGCCGTGCTTTCCTTCATCATTGCCAGATAGCGCCCGGCGGGCAGGCCGTCGTTCTGGAGTTGTTTGCAAAAATCCGTGATGATGCGGCTGAAAAATTCCGTGTCGCCGGCGACGCCGGCCATGATCTGGGTGTCGATGAAAAACGGCAGGAACGCTTCGCCTAGCCGGCGGTTGAGAATTTGATAGAGGATGGAAGATTTGCCGCTGCGCCGCTCGCCGAAGAGCACGATCAATGCGGTTTTGCGCCCGTCTTCGAGCGCGCGGGCGATGAAACGGAACTCGTCTTCGCGGCCGAAGAACATCTCCCGGCTGCGCACGGGATTGCCGGCGATAAAGGGATTGGGATAGATCGGTTCGAAAGCCTGTTGCTGCATGCCCGACCTCGAAGCATTCATGTACAACCGGATTCGATTTGTCCGTGCGAATGAGGACCCCGCTTCCTGCTTTTAAAGCGGATATAATATAACCGGCCTGCGGCAAGATGCAAGCGTTTCTCTGCGAAGCCACGGGACGCAGCATGACATTATTCCTTCGATTAAAACACTTCGGGACGCGGCAACATCGGGCTGCCGGGGCCGTCCGGCAGAATACTGTCGCCGGTCCAAATATCCAAAACTGGAATGACGAAGA
It contains:
- a CDS encoding PEGA domain-containing protein codes for the protein MNASRSGMQQQAFEPIYPNPFIAGNPVRSREMFFGREDEFRFIARALEDGRKTALIVLFGERRSGKSSILYQILNRRLGEAFLPFFIDTQIMAGVAGDTEFFSRIITDFCKQLQNDGLPAGRYLAMMKESTATNVFREFLQDLKSHVSGRALLVLIDEYENLEVKIKEGSLSRHVLKFFAGLLETDMVSFVFTGSQTLEAHDHVLWGEELFRKAMSRKIGFLTKDDTTRLITQPVQGKVAFAPEAVAHIYALTAGQPFYTQMICQELVYHLNEEQKYEVTAEDVEKVVAGILENPPPQLLFNWGEHSAERKLALSALAEFSVTPETFLSAPELCRKIARSKLKLDLDANFFNAEFSSLFQEEYLTQKERQYAFRFDLYRQWVRHDHNIWQVQKEIGPARLAQITKTAQVKKEKKKKALKILERTLEAGLALGVIWLVAWLILERKRTVIVQANGGPFSLWVDGDSLGATTGQPDSTRFEIPDGWAAIKNDIFALGSSRSRRPGFKHSLTRDETYTFTAQLIASNEARVKSETIRKDGHLVHFDFTADTLTVITDAASAEIQLGGGSNQIAQSQPEAWQHTFYVCAGDYVLRAKDLQTGEEKRLIVSVPAESKLIKIDFDSVAVLTLTSNVYPFEYQYSLDDARRPRSEPAAARADSILLLRGVPVGAYDFTFINPATDEKLIRMLHVANDTSVSVEFKRKKPPVIKRPEVVVEEPPTGSAARMVDIASDPPGARIFVDGREQGITPRPVPLSDRHHVIKLSKDGYADHSRSIMPGDNSPIHFTLTPQYGHLRLVVQDELGRSLPDVRVFIDNEYLGETPLNEIKLLASRHSLRLYRGSARKDTAVVIPRDDTSKVTLKMMK